The Polaribacter tangerinus genome has a segment encoding these proteins:
- a CDS encoding Maf-like protein yields the protein MLKERLKNYQIILASKSPRRQQFFKDLDIDFVVKLQEVEENYPDELKGKEITDYLAALKATAFKNLKENDILITSDTIVWFENKALGKPKNALEAFTMLKSLSGKTHEVITSIAISSLNSTKIINDVTTVTFKELLDDEIHYYINNYKPFDKAGAYGIQEWIGFIGIEKIKGSYFNVVGLPTHKLYKALLKF from the coding sequence ATGTTAAAAGAACGACTTAAAAATTATCAAATTATTTTAGCTTCAAAATCACCAAGAAGGCAACAGTTTTTTAAAGATTTAGATATCGACTTTGTCGTAAAGCTTCAAGAGGTTGAAGAAAATTATCCGGATGAATTGAAAGGAAAAGAAATAACAGATTATTTAGCAGCTTTAAAAGCAACTGCCTTTAAAAATTTAAAAGAAAATGATATTCTAATTACATCCGACACAATCGTTTGGTTCGAAAATAAAGCGTTGGGCAAACCAAAAAATGCTTTAGAAGCTTTTACAATGTTAAAAAGTTTATCTGGTAAAACTCATGAAGTAATAACTTCTATTGCTATTAGCTCCTTAAATTCTACAAAAATAATAAATGATGTTACTACTGTAACTTTCAAAGAATTATTAGACGATGAAATACACTACTACATAAATAATTACAAACCTTTTGATAAAGCCGGAGCATATGGTATACAAGAATGGATAGGCTTTATTGGAATAGAAAAAATAAAAGGTAGTTATTTTAATGTGGTAGGCTTACCTACTCACAAACTATATAAAGCTTTATTAAAGTTTTAA
- the rpsA gene encoding 30S ribosomal protein S1, protein MSEESKNTEAQVEASENQAATPAVDPKQFLADFNWHKYEQGIEAVDEEKLKNFEQALEGTVGFVNERDVIEGTVIRITDRDAIIDINSKSEGVISLNEFRYNQGLKEGDTVEVLVDKREDSSGQLVLSHKKARVIKAWERVNNAHETGEVVNGFVKCRTRGGMIVDVFGIEAFLPGSQIDVKPIRDYDQYVEKTMEFKVVKINHEFKNVVVSHKALIEADIEIQKKEIIGQLEKGQVLEGIVKNITSYGVFVDLGGVDGLVHITDLSWSRINHPNEVVELDQKLNVVILDFDDNKSRIQLGLKQLSAHPWEALDAELKVGDKVTGEVVVLADYGAFVEVEQGVEGLIHVSEMSWSTHLRSAQDFVKVGDKVEAQVLTLDREDRKMSLGIKQLHPDPWTDITSKYPVGSTHTGTVRNYTNFGVFVELEEGIDGLVYISDLSWTKKIKHPSDFVTVGDKLDVQVLELDVENRKLNLGHKQTQDNPWDAHEATYAIGSTHQGTVKEKNDKGAVVTFADGVEGFAPTRFLEKEDGSKLEKGDTIDFIVMEFSKEYRRVVVSHTSIFREEEKRNIKAAAKKSADAEKTTLGDIGGLAALKEKMEAGDKKKK, encoded by the coding sequence ATGTCTGAAGAATCAAAAAACACTGAAGCGCAAGTTGAAGCTTCTGAAAACCAAGCAGCAACTCCTGCTGTAGATCCAAAACAATTTTTAGCTGACTTTAACTGGCACAAATACGAACAAGGTATTGAAGCTGTTGATGAAGAAAAATTAAAAAACTTCGAGCAAGCGTTAGAAGGAACCGTAGGTTTTGTAAACGAACGTGATGTTATTGAAGGAACTGTAATAAGAATTACAGATAGAGACGCAATTATAGATATTAATTCTAAGTCTGAAGGTGTAATTTCATTAAATGAATTTCGTTACAACCAAGGCTTAAAAGAAGGCGATACTGTAGAAGTATTAGTTGATAAAAGAGAAGATTCTTCTGGTCAGTTAGTATTATCTCACAAAAAAGCAAGAGTAATTAAAGCTTGGGAAAGAGTTAACAACGCTCACGAAACTGGTGAAGTAGTGAACGGTTTTGTTAAATGTAGAACAAGAGGTGGTATGATTGTAGATGTTTTCGGTATCGAAGCATTTTTACCAGGTTCTCAAATTGATGTAAAGCCAATTAGAGATTACGATCAATATGTAGAAAAAACAATGGAGTTTAAAGTGGTTAAGATAAATCACGAATTTAAAAACGTTGTAGTTTCTCACAAAGCATTAATTGAAGCTGATATTGAAATTCAAAAGAAAGAAATTATCGGTCAATTAGAAAAAGGTCAAGTATTAGAAGGTATTGTTAAAAACATTACTTCTTACGGTGTATTTGTAGATTTAGGTGGTGTAGATGGATTAGTTCATATTACAGATTTATCTTGGTCTAGAATTAATCATCCAAATGAAGTAGTTGAGTTAGACCAAAAATTAAACGTTGTAATTTTAGATTTTGATGATAACAAGTCTAGAATTCAATTAGGTTTAAAACAATTATCTGCGCACCCTTGGGAAGCTTTAGATGCAGAATTAAAAGTAGGTGATAAAGTAACAGGAGAAGTTGTTGTTTTAGCAGATTATGGAGCATTTGTAGAAGTAGAGCAAGGAGTAGAAGGATTAATTCACGTTTCAGAAATGTCTTGGTCTACACACTTACGTTCAGCTCAAGATTTCGTTAAAGTTGGAGATAAAGTTGAAGCTCAGGTATTAACTTTAGACAGAGAAGACCGTAAAATGTCTCTTGGTATTAAGCAATTACACCCAGATCCTTGGACAGATATTACTTCTAAATATCCTGTAGGTTCTACCCACACCGGTACCGTAAGAAATTACACAAACTTTGGTGTTTTTGTAGAATTAGAAGAGGGTATTGATGGTTTGGTATATATTTCTGACTTATCTTGGACTAAGAAAATTAAGCATCCTTCAGATTTTGTAACTGTTGGCGATAAATTAGATGTTCAAGTTTTAGAATTAGATGTAGAAAACAGAAAGTTAAACCTAGGTCATAAGCAAACACAAGACAACCCTTGGGATGCTCATGAAGCTACTTATGCAATCGGTTCTACTCACCAAGGAACAGTAAAAGAGAAAAATGATAAAGGAGCTGTAGTTACTTTTGCAGATGGCGTAGAAGGTTTTGCACCAACTCGTTTCTTAGAAAAAGAAGACGGTTCTAAGTTAGAAAAAGGAGATACCATCGACTTTATAGTGATGGAATTTTCTAAAGAATACAGAAGAGTAGTAGTTTCTCATACTTCTATTTTTAGAGAAGAAGAAAAGAGAAACATTAAGGCTGCTGCAAAAAAATCTGCAGATGCAGAAAAAACAACTCTTGGAGACATAGGTGGTTTAGCAGCACTTAAAGAAAAAATGGAAGCTGGAGATAAAAAGAAGAAATAA
- a CDS encoding 7-carboxy-7-deazaguanine synthase QueE, giving the protein MDTKTQELVNKGIMLPLMEEFYTIQGEGSHTGTAAYFIRVGGCDVGCHWCDVKESWNADLHPPTLADTIVENVKKYANTVVITGGEPLMWSMDYITELLQKNGIKTHIETSGAYAFSGTWDWFCLSPKKTKLPLEEVYPEADELKMIIHNKSDFDFAEQQAAKVSENCKLYLQPEWSKKEKMTAEIVDYVMKNPKWKISLQTHKYLNIP; this is encoded by the coding sequence ATGGATACAAAAACACAAGAATTAGTAAATAAAGGAATAATGCTTCCCTTAATGGAAGAGTTTTACACCATTCAGGGTGAAGGTTCTCATACCGGAACTGCCGCTTATTTTATTAGGGTTGGAGGTTGCGATGTTGGCTGCCATTGGTGTGATGTTAAGGAAAGCTGGAATGCAGATTTACACCCACCAACGCTTGCTGATACAATTGTTGAAAATGTAAAAAAATATGCCAACACAGTAGTTATAACCGGTGGAGAGCCGTTAATGTGGTCGATGGATTATATTACAGAGCTGCTCCAAAAAAATGGTATTAAAACTCATATTGAAACTTCTGGCGCTTACGCTTTTTCGGGCACTTGGGATTGGTTTTGTCTTTCTCCAAAAAAAACGAAACTTCCATTAGAAGAAGTTTACCCAGAAGCAGACGAGTTAAAAATGATTATTCACAATAAATCTGATTTTGACTTCGCAGAACAACAAGCAGCAAAAGTTTCTGAAAACTGCAAACTATATTTACAGCCCGAATGGAGTAAAAAAGAAAAAATGACTGCTGAAATTGTTGACTATGTAATGAAAAATCCGAAGTGGAAAATTTCTTTACAAACTCACAAATACCTTAACATTCCATAA
- the cmk gene encoding (d)CMP kinase, producing the protein MNKNITIAIDGFSSTGKSTIAKLLAKKYNYIYVDTGAMYRAVTLYAKNNNLVSDNFLDATTLISKLDAISLSFKFNKNLGFAEMYLNGKNVEKEIRTLAISKLVSKVSEISEVRKKLVKEQQQMRKNNGVVMDGRDIGTVVFPDAELKLFMTASANKRATRRYKELLERGDEVKFDEILFNVQERDRIDSTRKDSPLIKADDAIEFDNSDMGITEQFNRICTLVEAKIAN; encoded by the coding sequence ATGAATAAAAATATTACCATTGCAATAGATGGTTTTTCATCAACAGGAAAAAGTACCATTGCAAAATTATTAGCTAAAAAGTACAATTACATTTATGTAGACACTGGTGCTATGTACAGAGCTGTAACTTTATATGCAAAAAATAATAATTTAGTTTCAGACAATTTTTTAGATGCTACAACCTTAATTTCTAAGTTAGATGCTATCTCTTTGTCTTTTAAATTTAATAAAAATCTTGGTTTTGCTGAAATGTATTTGAATGGAAAAAATGTAGAAAAAGAAATTAGGACTTTGGCAATTTCTAAGCTGGTAAGTAAGGTTTCTGAAATTTCTGAAGTACGTAAAAAGTTGGTGAAAGAACAGCAACAAATGAGAAAAAATAACGGAGTAGTAATGGATGGTAGAGATATTGGAACTGTTGTTTTTCCGGATGCCGAACTTAAACTATTTATGACTGCCTCTGCAAATAAAAGAGCTACAAGGCGCTACAAAGAATTATTAGAAAGGGGAGATGAAGTAAAGTTTGATGAAATTCTTTTTAATGTACAAGAAAGAGATAGAATAGACTCTACCAGAAAAGATTCTCCGTTGATAAAGGCAGATGATGCTATCGAATTTGATAACTCAGATATGGGAATAACAGAGCAATTTAATAGAATTTGTACTTTAGTAGAAGCTAAAATTGCTAATTAA
- the porQ gene encoding type IX secretion system protein PorQ: MRLRIILFFMLIISQSVKSQVGGEQVYQFLNLSTSARQIALGGEVLNIMNDVSQPLWNPAVLNDDLDRKLSVNYTNYLAGINLGSLSYATKISRRFGMMHTNITYLDYGTIIGADEQGIETGNFGANDLAITLGYSYNFPRTNIYAGVNFKFINAAISNFNSFGVAADFSILYFSPFQPFSFTLVARNLGTQIKSFTGSEEDIPLKVAFGASYKLQYVPLKWYLTIDNLQRWNLSVPNPSNQTSDLNGNITQEKISFLANTFRHFIVGAELFPESLINVRLGYNFKRAAELKLQNVRTFSGISFGFGVQMNRFKLNYAYSKFHSASNASTFSLEIDLDTRTRFR, translated from the coding sequence ATGAGGTTAAGAATTATTCTTTTTTTTATGCTGATAATTAGTCAATCTGTAAAATCTCAGGTAGGCGGTGAGCAAGTATATCAATTTTTAAATCTGTCTACATCTGCCAGACAAATTGCCTTAGGTGGTGAGGTTTTAAATATTATGAACGATGTAAGCCAGCCTTTATGGAATCCAGCAGTTTTAAATGACGACTTAGATAGAAAACTATCTGTAAATTATACCAATTATTTAGCGGGTATCAACTTGGGTTCGCTATCATACGCCACAAAAATTTCTAGAAGATTTGGAATGATGCATACCAATATTACGTATTTAGATTATGGAACTATTATAGGAGCCGATGAGCAAGGTATAGAAACAGGTAATTTTGGGGCAAATGATTTGGCCATAACTCTAGGATATTCATATAATTTTCCAAGAACAAATATATATGCAGGAGTGAACTTTAAGTTTATAAATGCGGCTATTAGTAATTTTAATTCTTTCGGTGTTGCGGCAGATTTTTCAATACTTTATTTTAGTCCTTTTCAACCTTTTTCCTTTACTTTGGTAGCCAGAAATTTAGGAACACAAATAAAATCTTTTACAGGAAGCGAAGAAGATATTCCTTTGAAAGTAGCTTTTGGTGCATCTTACAAATTGCAATATGTTCCCTTAAAGTGGTATTTAACAATTGATAATTTACAAAGGTGGAATCTTTCGGTACCGAATCCATCTAACCAAACAAGCGACTTAAACGGAAATATAACACAAGAAAAAATTAGTTTTTTGGCAAATACTTTTAGACATTTTATTGTTGGAGCAGAATTGTTTCCAGAAAGTCTTATTAATGTAAGATTGGGGTATAATTTTAAAAGAGCAGCTGAATTAAAGTTACAGAATGTTAGAACATTTTCTGGTATTTCTTTTGGTTTTGGTGTTCAAATGAACCGTTTTAAACTTAATTATGCATATTCTAAGTTTCATAGTGCTTCTAATGCGAGTACTTTTAGTTTAGAGATAGATTTAGATACACGCACGAGATTTAGATAG
- a CDS encoding EamA family transporter, whose translation MKFDTTKLLIVVAFISIYVIWGSTYLFNKVAVTELPPFFLASIRFSTAGVLMLTIAKLFGYSFKITKNQLKNTAIASFFFLILGNSVFVWSLQFVDSGFAALIASTQPLFVLLILRFLDRKPMQRKSIIGVCLGIFGMYLLISQQELVTSKDTIIGIIVMLGCVLGWSYGGVFVSKANLPKNFFVSTGIQMVIAGFVLAIISATFRENWSFPTTWSSNVQISMLLLIVLGGIVAFTAFNYLLKTVSTEKVATSAYVNPVIALFMGWYFLDENISNQSMIASVILLTGVYFITSRKRR comes from the coding sequence ATGAAATTCGACACCACAAAACTATTAATTGTAGTTGCATTTATATCTATTTATGTAATTTGGGGCTCTACCTATCTATTTAATAAAGTAGCAGTTACAGAATTACCTCCTTTTTTTCTAGCCTCTATTCGGTTTTCTACAGCCGGTGTTTTAATGCTAACAATAGCAAAACTTTTTGGTTATAGTTTTAAAATAACTAAAAATCAGTTAAAAAATACAGCTATAGCCTCTTTCTTTTTTTTAATTTTAGGAAATAGTGTTTTTGTTTGGTCTTTGCAATTCGTAGATAGTGGTTTTGCAGCTTTAATTGCTTCTACCCAACCATTATTTGTACTGCTAATTCTTCGCTTTTTAGACAGAAAACCAATGCAGAGAAAATCCATAATAGGTGTCTGTTTGGGTATTTTTGGTATGTATTTGTTAATTAGTCAACAAGAACTTGTTACTTCTAAAGATACAATTATTGGTATTATAGTAATGTTGGGTTGTGTTTTGGGTTGGAGTTATGGTGGTGTTTTTGTATCCAAAGCAAATTTACCTAAAAACTTTTTTGTAAGTACCGGTATTCAAATGGTAATTGCAGGATTTGTTTTAGCTATTATTAGTGCTACTTTTAGAGAAAATTGGAGTTTTCCAACAACATGGAGTTCAAACGTTCAAATATCTATGTTGTTATTAATAGTTTTGGGCGGTATTGTCGCTTTTACAGCTTTTAATTATTTATTAAAAACTGTTTCTACAGAAAAAGTGGCAACTTCTGCATATGTAAATCCTGTTATTGCACTGTTTATGGGATGGTATTTCTTAGATGAAAATATTAGTAACCAATCTATGATTGCTTCTGTAATATTACTTACTGGGGTTTATTTTATCACCTCAAGAAAAAGAAGATAA
- the hisIE gene encoding bifunctional phosphoribosyl-AMP cyclohydrolase/phosphoribosyl-ATP diphosphatase HisIE has product MNVDFSKNLDGLVPAIIQDAQTKNVLMLGYMNEEAFLKTKKTALVTFYSRSKKRLWTKGEESGNTLQLVDIKLDCDNDTLLVFVNPKGPTCHKGSDTCWNENNNSNFGFLSTLENTIADRIENKNTQKSYVASLFDKGINKIAQKVGEEAVETVIEALDTNNELFLYEAADLLFHYLLLLQAKGFTLKDIEAELLKRKK; this is encoded by the coding sequence ATGAACGTAGATTTTAGTAAAAATTTAGATGGTTTAGTACCTGCAATAATACAAGATGCACAAACAAAAAATGTGTTGATGTTAGGGTACATGAATGAAGAGGCTTTTTTAAAAACAAAAAAAACAGCTTTGGTTACCTTTTATAGTAGATCAAAAAAAAGATTATGGACCAAAGGAGAAGAAAGTGGTAATACACTACAATTAGTAGATATAAAGTTAGATTGCGACAATGATACATTGTTGGTTTTTGTAAACCCGAAAGGCCCTACATGTCATAAAGGCTCAGATACTTGCTGGAATGAGAACAATAATAGTAACTTTGGTTTTTTATCAACTCTAGAAAATACCATTGCAGATAGAATAGAAAATAAAAACACACAAAAATCTTATGTTGCTAGTTTATTTGACAAAGGAATAAATAAAATTGCTCAAAAAGTTGGAGAAGAAGCAGTAGAAACAGTTATAGAGGCATTAGATACAAACAACGAATTATTTTTATATGAAGCTGCAGACTTGTTGTTTCATTACCTTTTACTATTACAAGCAAAGGGTTTTACATTAAAAGATATTGAGGCAGAACTTTTAAAAAGAAAGAAATAA
- the hisF gene encoding imidazole glycerol phosphate synthase subunit HisF encodes MLTKRIIPCLDIKDGRTVKGVNFVNLIDAGNPVVLAKKYAELGADELVFLDISATLEGRKTMLEMVLKVAEQVNIPFTVGGGISSIADVDLLLKSGADKVSINSSAIKRPELINELSDKFGNQCIVVAIDAKQVNGVWKVHLAGGTIATDLNLFDWAKEVEKRGAGEILFTSMNNDGTKAGFANDALRRLSTELNIPIIASGGAGTMAHFVDTFTLGKSDAALAASVFHFNEIPILELKKELKKNNIQVRI; translated from the coding sequence ATGCTGACAAAAAGAATAATACCTTGTTTAGATATTAAAGACGGGCGAACCGTAAAAGGAGTCAATTTCGTAAACCTAATAGACGCTGGTAACCCAGTTGTTTTAGCAAAAAAATATGCAGAATTAGGTGCAGATGAATTGGTATTTTTAGACATATCTGCCACTCTAGAGGGACGTAAAACTATGTTGGAAATGGTTTTAAAAGTAGCCGAACAGGTAAATATTCCCTTTACAGTTGGTGGCGGTATATCATCAATTGCAGATGTAGACTTACTTTTAAAATCTGGTGCAGATAAAGTATCTATAAATTCATCTGCTATAAAAAGACCTGAGTTAATTAATGAATTATCTGATAAATTCGGAAATCAGTGTATTGTTGTAGCTATCGACGCCAAGCAAGTTAATGGTGTTTGGAAAGTACATTTAGCTGGTGGTACGATAGCTACCGATTTAAATTTGTTTGATTGGGCAAAAGAAGTTGAAAAAAGAGGTGCTGGAGAAATTTTATTTACCTCAATGAATAATGATGGAACAAAAGCAGGTTTCGCTAATGATGCTTTACGTAGGTTGTCTACCGAATTAAATATACCAATTATAGCTTCTGGTGGAGCAGGAACCATGGCGCATTTTGTAGATACATTTACCCTAGGAAAGTCGGATGCAGCCTTAGCAGCAAGTGTTTTTCATTTTAATGAAATTCCGATTTTAGAGTTAAAAAAGGAGCTAAAAAAAAATAACATTCAAGTAAGAATTTAG
- the hisA gene encoding 1-(5-phosphoribosyl)-5-[(5-phosphoribosylamino)methylideneamino]imidazole-4-carboxamide isomerase: MRIIPAIDIIDAKCVRLTKGDYATKKVYNENPIEVAKEFEASGIEYLHVVDLDGAKASKIINYKVLEEIASKTNLKIDFGGGLKTDKDIEIAFNSGANQVTGGSIAVKNKTLFKSWIDKFGADKIILGADFYPDEYGGKIATNGWQEESDLELIPFIKEYQEKDIQYVICTDISKDGMLQGPSFDVYKRILSTCKLTAIKKSLKLIASGGISNFDELPKLLEIGCEGVIIGKAIYEEKISLKQLEQFILKNS; the protein is encoded by the coding sequence ATGAGAATAATACCAGCTATAGATATTATTGACGCAAAATGTGTTCGTTTAACAAAAGGAGATTATGCTACCAAGAAGGTTTATAATGAAAACCCCATAGAAGTAGCAAAAGAGTTTGAAGCTTCTGGTATTGAGTATTTACATGTTGTAGATTTAGACGGAGCAAAAGCAAGTAAAATTATTAACTACAAAGTTCTAGAGGAAATTGCCAGTAAAACAAATCTAAAAATAGATTTTGGTGGAGGCTTAAAAACTGATAAAGATATAGAAATTGCTTTCAATTCTGGTGCAAATCAAGTAACAGGAGGAAGTATAGCAGTAAAAAATAAAACACTTTTTAAAAGTTGGATTGATAAATTTGGTGCAGATAAAATTATTTTAGGAGCAGACTTTTATCCTGATGAATACGGTGGCAAAATTGCTACCAATGGTTGGCAAGAAGAAAGTGATTTAGAGTTAATTCCTTTTATTAAAGAATATCAAGAAAAAGACATTCAGTATGTAATTTGTACCGATATTTCTAAAGATGGCATGTTGCAAGGACCTAGTTTTGATGTTTATAAGCGCATTTTAAGTACTTGTAAATTAACAGCCATAAAAAAATCTTTAAAATTAATTGCTTCTGGTGGTATTTCAAATTTTGATGAACTCCCAAAATTATTAGAAATTGGTTGCGAAGGTGTTATTATTGGAAAAGCTATTTATGAAGAAAAAATTTCTTTGAAACAGCTAGAGCAATTCATTTTAAAGAATAGTTAA
- the hisH gene encoding imidazole glycerol phosphate synthase subunit HisH, with protein MKLVIIDYGAGNIKSIQFAFKRLGVNAILTSNTTEIETADKVIFPGVGAAGSAMKMLKESGLDVVIPNLKQPVLGICLGMQLMCCNTEEGNTKGLGIFNVPVKKFPNTLKVPQMGWNVISNLKSPLFKGIKEKEFMYLVHSYYAAKNEQAIAISNYGLEYSAALQHNNFYGVQFHPEKSGIEGSKILQNFLNL; from the coding sequence ATGAAATTAGTAATTATAGATTACGGTGCTGGAAACATAAAAAGTATTCAATTTGCTTTTAAAAGATTAGGGGTAAATGCTATTTTAACAAGTAATACAACAGAGATAGAAACTGCAGATAAGGTTATTTTTCCGGGAGTAGGCGCAGCAGGATCTGCTATGAAAATGCTTAAAGAAAGTGGTTTAGATGTGGTAATTCCGAACTTAAAGCAACCTGTTTTAGGTATTTGTTTAGGAATGCAATTAATGTGTTGTAATACCGAGGAAGGAAATACCAAAGGATTGGGAATATTTAATGTACCTGTTAAAAAATTTCCGAATACTTTAAAAGTACCACAAATGGGGTGGAACGTAATTTCCAATTTAAAATCGCCTTTATTTAAAGGGATTAAAGAAAAAGAGTTTATGTATTTGGTACATAGCTATTATGCAGCAAAAAATGAGCAAGCAATAGCTATTTCTAACTATGGTTTAGAATATTCAGCGGCATTGCAACATAATAATTTTTATGGTGTACAATTTCATCCAGAAAAGAGTGGTATTGAAGGGAGTAAAATTTTACAAAACTTTTTAAATTTATAA
- the hisB gene encoding bifunctional histidinol-phosphatase/imidazoleglycerol-phosphate dehydratase HisB, with product MKKVLFIDRDGTLVLEPPVDYQLDSLEKLEFYPKVFQYMAKIANELSYELVMVTNQDGLGTESFPEETFWPAQNKIINAFAKEGVIFSEVFIDKSFPYQNAPTRKPRTGLLTKYFSEEYDLANSYVLGDRITDMELAKNLGAKGIFLSEDISLGADEIESSKKEILDVISLKTTDWFAIYEFLKLEDRVEEITRVTNETDIYIKLNLDGSGKNDISTGLSFFDHMLDQIGRHGNMDLTIKVSGDLEVDEHHTIEDTMIALGELFHKALGDKLGIERYGFCLPMDDCLAQVAVDFGGRNWLEWEAEFKREKIGDMPTEMFFHLFKSFSDGAKCNLNIKATGVNEHHKIEGIFKAFAKALKMAVKRDSNKMFLPSTKGLL from the coding sequence ATGAAAAAAGTATTATTTATAGATAGAGACGGTACATTGGTATTAGAACCGCCAGTAGATTATCAATTAGATAGTTTAGAAAAGTTAGAGTTTTACCCAAAAGTTTTTCAGTATATGGCTAAAATTGCTAACGAGTTATCATACGAGTTGGTAATGGTTACAAATCAAGACGGATTGGGAACAGAGTCATTTCCTGAAGAGACTTTTTGGCCAGCTCAAAATAAAATTATCAATGCTTTTGCAAAAGAGGGTGTTATTTTTTCTGAGGTTTTTATAGACAAGAGTTTTCCTTATCAAAATGCGCCAACAAGAAAACCAAGAACAGGTTTACTTACAAAATATTTTTCAGAAGAATATGATTTGGCAAATTCTTACGTGTTAGGAGATAGGATTACAGACATGGAGTTAGCAAAAAATTTAGGAGCCAAAGGAATCTTTTTATCTGAAGATATAAGTTTAGGTGCCGACGAAATTGAGAGTTCAAAAAAAGAAATATTAGATGTAATTTCTTTAAAAACAACAGATTGGTTTGCTATATATGAGTTTTTAAAGCTAGAGGATAGAGTAGAAGAAATTACTAGAGTTACCAATGAAACAGATATTTACATAAAATTGAATTTAGATGGTTCTGGTAAAAATGATATTAGTACAGGACTATCTTTTTTTGATCATATGTTAGATCAAATAGGAAGACATGGTAATATGGATTTGACCATAAAAGTATCTGGAGATTTAGAGGTGGATGAACACCATACTATTGAAGATACAATGATTGCTCTTGGTGAATTATTTCATAAAGCATTAGGAGATAAATTAGGAATTGAGCGCTATGGATTTTGTTTGCCTATGGATGATTGTTTGGCTCAAGTAGCCGTAGATTTTGGTGGTAGAAATTGGTTAGAATGGGAGGCAGAATTTAAGAGAGAAAAAATTGGTGATATGCCTACAGAAATGTTTTTTCATTTATTTAAATCTTTCTCAGATGGTGCAAAATGTAATTTAAACATTAAAGCAACAGGCGTTAACGAGCATCATAAAATAGAGGGTATTTTTAAAGCTTTTGCAAAAGCTTTAAAAATGGCTGTAAAAAGAGACTCTAATAAAATGTTTTTACCATCTACAAAAGGCTTATTATAA